Proteins co-encoded in one Deltaproteobacteria bacterium genomic window:
- a CDS encoding response regulator produces MTDKQLILVVDDDPDLVESVSMKLESENFRVAKAYDGVEAMDRIKEERPALIILDVMMPRKNGYELCDELKKSDTYKDIVIVLLTAVADAVTSTSYTHMDGKTTLADDFIPKPIELDKLMEMVKDNL; encoded by the coding sequence ATGACTGACAAGCAACTGATACTGGTGGTGGACGACGACCCGGATCTGGTGGAGTCCGTATCCATGAAGCTCGAGAGCGAAAATTTTCGGGTGGCCAAGGCCTACGACGGCGTTGAGGCCATGGACCGCATCAAGGAAGAGCGGCCGGCCCTGATCATCCTGGATGTCATGATGCCCCGCAAGAACGGCTACGAGTTGTGCGACGAGCTGAAAAAATCCGATACGTACAAGGATATCGTGATCGTGTTGCTGACGGCCGTGGCCGATGCCGTGACCTCTACGAGTTACACCCACATGGACGGCAAAACCACCCTGGCGGACGACTTCATCCCCAAACCCATCGAGCTGGACAAGCTCATGGAGATGGTCAAGGACAACCTCTAA